One window of Phocoena phocoena chromosome 13, mPhoPho1.1, whole genome shotgun sequence genomic DNA carries:
- the LOC136132540 gene encoding mucin-22-like has protein sequence MGTVSMGTATMGAITVSTVTMSTVTKGSVTMGTVTMDTVTMNTVTLDTVTMCTITVKTVTVGTVTMSNIIVSTITVSILTTSTVTMGILTVSTVTKTTSTVSTFTVSTVTMNNVTMGIDTVSTLTMCSITMSTVTMATATMCTVTIHTIIMCIVTVGTVTVNPVTMGIDTMGNVTMGNGQCALSPWEVPPRSLSPFALTMGTVTMGTATLSTITMSTITMSTATMGTITLSTATMSTVNMSNVTVGTFTMSTVTMSTVTMGTVLVSNITVSTITVRTVTMSTVSMGTVSIDTITVSTVIMSTITLSTATVSIGTMGTATVSIVTMRNVNMSTVTMSPVAMGTVTISTVNMGTINVSTDTMVIVTMDTITMSTLTVGTATMGTVTVNTVTMGTETMRTDTMSTVIMVTITMFSVNMGTITMSTVTMGTLSLLHCHHVY, from the coding sequence atggggaCTGTGTCCATGGGCACTGCCACTATGGGAGCTATCACcgtgagcactgtcaccatgagcactgtcaccaaGGGCAGTGTCACCATGGGAACTGTCACCATGGACACTGTCACCATGAACACTGTCACCCTGGACACTGTCACCATGTGCACTATAACTGTAAAAACTGTAACcgtgggcactgtcaccatgagcaATATCATCGTGAGCACTATCACCGTAAGCATCCTCACCacgagcactgtcaccatgggcattCTCACCGTGAGCACTGTCACCAAGACCACTAGCACCGTAAGCACTTTCACCGTAAGCACTGTGACCATGAATAATGTCACAATGGGCATTGACACTGTGAGCACTCTCACCATGTGCTctatcaccatgagcactgtcaccatggccACTGCCACCATGTGCACTGTCACCATACACACTATCATCATGTGCATTGTCACTGTGGGCACTGTCACTGTGAACCCTGTCACCATGGGCATTGACACCATGGGCAACGTCACAATGGGCAATGGACAGTGTGCATTGTCACCATGGGAAGTGCCACCACGGTCACTGTCACCATTTGCACTCACCATGGgtactgtcaccatgggcactgccaCCTTGAGCACTATCACCATGAGCACTATCACCATGAGCACTGCAACCATGGGCACTATCACCTTGTCAACTGCCACCATGAGCACTGTCAACATGAGCAATGTCACTGTGGGCACTTTCACCATGAGCACTGTTACCATGAGTAcagtcaccatgggcactgttcTTGTGAGCAATATCACCGTGAGCACTATCACTGTGAGGactgtcaccatgagcactgtctCCATGGGCACTGTAAGCATTGACACTATCACCGTGAGTACTGTCATCATGAGCACTATCACCTTGAGCACTGCCACAGTGAGCATTGGTACCATGGGCACTGCCACCGTGAGCATTGTCACCATGAGAAATGTCAacatgagcactgtcaccatgagccCAGTcgccatgggcactgtcaccataaGCACTGTCAACATGGGCACTATCAATGTTAGCACTGACACTATGGTCATTGTCACCATGGACACTATCACCATGAGCACACTCACTGTGGGCACTGCCACTATGGGCACTGTCACTGTGAACACTGTCACCATGGGTACAGAAACCATGAGAACTGACACCATGAGCACTGTCATCATGGTCACTATCACCATGTTCAGTGTCAACATGGGCActatcaccatgagcactgtcaccatgggcactctCAGCCTTTTGCACTGCCACCATGTGTACTAA
- the LOC136132541 gene encoding uncharacterized protein — protein sequence MGTVTMGIITLSSVTMGTVTICTLTMGTVTMGTATLSNVTMSTVTVSTVTISNVTRGPFTLSTVTMGTLTIGSVTVSNITVSTITVSTVTMGTVTMSSVTMGTITVCTVTTDTITERTVTMWTVTMCTTTVCTVTMSAVTMVTVTMSPATMGTVTMSTVTKGSVTVGRVTIGTVTMGTITVSNISMSIITFSTGTMRIVPMDTFTMRTITMGTVTLGTLTVGTVTLGTITMSNVTRGTLTMGTVTMGTITMSIDTMGNITLDKVTMGNFTMSTVTMGTLTMGTVTMGTLTMSIVTMGIVTMSSVTMGTASVSHVTMGTATISHVTVGTVILGNVTMGTVTMGTIAMGTFMAGIANVSSIT from the coding sequence atgggcactgtcaccatgggcattATCACCTTGAGCAGTGTCACCATGGGCACAGTCACCATTTGCACTCTCACCATGGgtactgtcaccatgggcaccgCCACCTTGAGTAAtgtcaccatgagcactgtcaccgTTAGCACTGTCACCATTAGCAACGTTACCAGGGGCCCTTTCACCCTGAGCACAGTCACCATGGGTACACTCACCATTGGCAGTGTTACTGTGAGCAATATCACTGTGAGCACTATAActgtgagcactgtcaccatgggcactgtcaccatgagcagtgtcaccatgggcactatcacGGTGTGCACTGTCACCACGGACACTATCACCGAGAGAACTGTCACCATGTGGACCGTCACCATGTGTACTACCACTGTGTGCACTGTCACCATGAGTGCTGTTACCATGGTCACTGTAACCATGAGCCCtgccaccatgggcactgtcaccatgagcactgtcaccaaGGGCAGTGTCACTGTGGGAAGGGTCACCAtcggcactgtcaccatgggcactatcaccGTGAGCAATATCAGCATGAGCATTATCACCTTCAGCACTGGCACCATGCGCATTGTCCCCATGGACACTTTCACCATGAGAActatcaccatgggcactgtGACCCTGGGTACTCTCACTGTGGGCACTGTCACCTTGGGCACTATCACCATGAGCAATGTCACCAGGGGCACTCTCAcaatgggcactgtcaccatgggcactatcaccATGAGCATTGACACCATGGGCAATATCACCTTGGACAAGGTCACCATGGGCAATTTCACCATGAGCACTGTTACCATGGGCACTCTCAcaatgggcactgtcaccatgggcactctAACCATGAGTATTGTCACCATGGGAATTGTCACCATGAGCagtgtcaccatgggcactgcctCCGTGAGCCATGTCACAATGGGCACTGCCACCATAAGCCATGTCACCGTGGGCACTGTGATCCTGGGCaatgtcaccatgggcactgtcacaaTGGGGACTATAGCTATGGGCACCTTCATGGCGGGCATTGCCAATGTGAGCAGTATCACataa